Sequence from the Xiphophorus maculatus strain JP 163 A chromosome 16, X_maculatus-5.0-male, whole genome shotgun sequence genome:
AGAAAccaccaataaaataaatagttttcaaacTATTACTAATAGCAAACATATTGATCATTCAAGAGATCTAATGGAAATGCTGATTATCTACAACAAACATGTAATTAGAGCTCCTTAcctttgttttcatatttgtttttgtatgcaTATCTATAGTGTCAATTTTCTGTCCTACAGACTAAAGAGGGCCTTGAGTCGGTACGTCACTGATACTCTGACTTACATGGCAACAGcgaaatatttttatgacaggTTCTCTCAATGGAAGGATTGGAGAGAGAAAGAATATACGCAAATGATGAGCATCAAAGAAAAGATTCTCAAAATAGATCCCAGTTTCACCATGTCAGAGGGTAAACACCGAAAAGGTTCTAACTACCTGAAGAGTCATTTCCAGTTCCATAAAAAGAGCAGACATAAAAAACGAGAAAATGAGCTGGCTGACGTGTTGGAAGACACACTGAGAGGTCTGGAGGAACTCAACACTTTCTTAGAAGCAATAGAGAAGCTGGCCGTCACTTCGCTCCAGGTGTTTTCTAAGAACCAGATTGTTTACCGTGGTAACAGGATCAACTTAGATCATGTTGAAAATATGATCAGCACTGCACAGGAAATCTGTCATCTCCTCCTGACATTCAAAAGAGATGCAAAGTCCTTCTTCCTCCCTGACCTTCACAACGTGGAGATTCTGGCAAGCTGCCTGCGAACTTACATAGACACCGCCAACGAGATCTGTGTGGTTCTTGGAGCTAGGTAAAATTATGTTATAGTATTAAACATAGATAaactttgttgttattttaaatataaaagtaataCTCCAAAATGTATCTAGCTTTGTCTTTCACAGCTTTGACTTTGAGATGTGCTTGAATATTACCGATGAGGTGAATACTGATTATCTGTATGAAGACGACATTCAACAGATGATAAATCACATTGAGCAACTTGACAAGATCAGGTAAGCtgtacatattttattgcaatacaattatattattttctgttgtgatcggttttatttaaacttattaCAACAGAAGTATATAACCTGATGATGTTCCCCTAAAGAGTTTTCCAAATGGAGGAGTTTCAATGATAAAAATGCACTTTACAAGATTACAgtagaagaaaataatttatcacataataaaataatatttaaaaatcagagCATTTGAAAGAACAGTGTTCACAATGAGGAGGCAATATTAAACAGTTGAATCCGGAACTGTATATAGTGAGAGCTTGTAAGTTTTGGAAAGCTTGGGGAAGAGAAGTCCAAAGCTGGAGAATTGAGTGACAGAAAGTTCTACTCCCCGTTGTGACGAGACAGGCAGGGAGAGGAAGACATGACAACGCATCtcctatttaatttattgtctcAGTTGATGCAAAGAAATAGTTTCTCTTTGAGAGTtgcaatcatttaaaattattccaaGTTCATCATAACGTAAATCCTTAGCAGATAAGAGGTTAATATAAGCAAACCACAGTGAAAGATATTGTGTAGCCTTTATACCATACATTCAAGATTTTCTTCCCCTGACGAACTGATTAGTTCACATGTAAAATGGTTTCTAACATGGGCCAATTCACCCCCACCTCCTCTTCTGTAAACATTGTTTTCTGGCATATTCACAGCCGCTGTTGGTGATACAGGAGCAAATTTCAAGTACATCAATGTTTGAGTCACTAACTTATGTTCTAGTTGTGACCCAGGTAACTCCAGAGATCTTATCCCGGTTAGTTGTAGGTTAGCAGAGAGTGTAGCCCAGTTAGCAGCAGTGCTAACGGATTTAGCTGTGGCCCATCCAGGTACTTAAGGTTCAGGGAAAGCCCAGGATTCACTAAAATATCACAAACCAAAAGCAGTATCAACACAAGTTGAACTTTTCCCAGACAACTTTCAGATTGTTCCTTTGGCCATAACCAAGCAGATTTATGAATAGAAGATTTTGACTCTGTTTatacagacagacaaacagacagataaatagattttattacagACTCAAAGtccaaattacataaaaatgaaaacaattaatacaataaaagaataaaaggtACATAAAAAGCCCCTAACCATTAAGTCATACCAATGTCTTCAAAGTACAGATGAGTATTTTACTGCACTATATTTAACATTAGTCAACAATAGGATAATTCTATCATTAGACTTGTTTAAACGGCAAACACATTTATACAAAAGCTTTCTTCAAACAGCCATGAAAGTGCTGACATGGGCAGATCCAAACAGTTCACTGGTACTGGTCCACCTGGGCTTTTTTAgctgaaaagaaatttaaattatcCCTTTTCCATAGGCATGTTAAACTCAAATAGATATAAAAGAAATAGATAATCCTATGGCAAAATACAAGGtatgtttttgaagaattttttgATAAACACTCGGAACCTGCCAAATTGTGTGTCTGCACcttggcagccatcttgaaaaTGAATCCCTTTTCAAGACCCTAAGTGATTGCTTAGGGTCTTATGAATGCAGACCCTAAACAATCACTGTAAAAGGGAAGATATAAATAATTGTAGAACCACACCAGTAAATCCAAAGTCGTTGAGTCTGTTTATGAGGATGATCAACTGTGTCAAAAGCAGAGGTAAAGTCCAACAGGACTAAGGCTGTCAGCTAAGAGGAAAATATCAGTGACACCTTAAGTAAAGCAGTTTCAGGAAATAATTAAGTTGCTGTTTTACAAGGTTTTCTAGGAGCTTGGACCCTAAGGGGATTTACAATATTGGCTTACTGTATCTAAGAGTTAGGAAGTAAAAGGACAGAGTTACCAGTTTAAAAAACCCTCAATACTATTAAGGAAggataatttaatgttaactttggacaaaacgtttggctctttcctcctTAAATCTCCCGGATCCTCAGCGGGCGGCAGCGTGCTgctaaagtgaaacaacaacaaagcgcgttgacgtcacagatcacagagtttaattccatacaaaacaacgcatgaatcaatcaacaaagctgcagagtaACAGAGATATACATTGTTTACCTTAtacaaacaaagacagacaagggaaagacagacaaacacaaaacaaagacgaacaaaaaagcaaagacgcgtctttggagagagccgatgtaaaaaaggcaaaatgttggCCGCTCTCTGTATTTTTTCTCCTGACACGAAATCTTATAGTAAGGGggtgttttttctatttaatttatgcactcaaggcgttcctctagttgaccaactggaaactaccttaagcactcagagaaacttggaactccccctaatttacggcAAAGATCAAAGGGCCATCTGGTCTCTGGCAAAACAACAGAGCGGACCGCTGGCCCTGACCCCCCGTGGCTCCCACGGCCATCCCGGGCACAGAACAATCCTGACATAAAAtctcacagatacctgtgaaatctaTCCAGTGCTCCTGCCCTGCCgggaatgctaattttatggctccGTGGTCTGGCCTCACAGCGGGGAGGCCTCATTGAGTGATCTGCATTTTGGCCCAGTCCCAAATGCTCAACACAAagctgttccaaataagagtgttgaatataccttttacacatgccgtaagattaactgtattaagcactgaaaataatcatttttccttaacaatactttggatttttttctgacagtcAGGTGATTTGCAGGTCACAGTTGTAAATGCAGTCTTCAACTGAAGTGCTTAGAATGCTGCAACTTGTTTGATTGGAAGTATCTTTTTCTGCTTAAAACAACTTTATGTGTTTGATATGAATGGGACTTAAACTCAAGTTATGAACTCAGAAACCAGTATGTTGATATTTATTCCAAAATACTGTCTGGATATGATTCTTCAACAGAAAGGCTTAGACATCTAAAACCTGTATAATGGCAGATTGCAGCTGAGCTATGCTGCACAACATCACCTCTGGTATTTCTCCATTTGCTGCATTTAGACATGCAACAGCAAACTCAAATTAGTGTATATAGCACCAATTGACAACAAACGTCGTCTCGAGGCACTTCAtgaaaaatgatgtaaattCAATCACACATTCTAGTTATCAAACGGTAAGCTTATCTGCTGGATagggaaacccagcagattgcatcgagTCATTGACCTGCAGAATTCACTCCTCACATAGAGTCAGAAAACAATTGTTTGCATTGTAGCGCAGAATAGCCGCAAAATGAATGGAGACGACTGACTGAAAATTAATTCCATATGTGTCTGTGTATTTACTCTGGAGCACAAATGGGtcttttgtcaaaatgtgtcttctgtttttatgtatgaaaaagtttggacaatttttactctttcatctcatttcaaatgttttgtagaattaagaagaaaaaatttcTTCCACAGAATGGATGAAAACTTTCGGATGGAATTCCTGTTCCAGGAGGGCTCTTCAGAAGAGTTCGTCAATATGTTTGATAGTAAACGAGATACAATGCAAGACTTTCTTGATAAGCTGAAGCAGTGTGCTGACAAGTTAGACAGGATGGACAAAGGCACAAAGATCTCCAATGTTGCAGGTAGCTCAGTGAAAGCAATTGCATCAGTTCTCGCCATTGTTGGTTTGGCATTAGCTCCATCTACAGCAGGAGCAGCTTTAGGGCTGACAGTGGCTGGTGGGTCATTGGGGATAGCAAGTGAAGCCAACAGTTTGGCAGCCAACACAGCAGGGCTTGTGGTCAATCGTAACcatcagaaaactgcaaatacaGTATTTCAAGATTTTATGGAGGACTTTCAAAACATCCAGGAATATCTCAATGATGGGATAAAACACCCAACAGTGAATCTGAAACAGAGCAAGATGGATGTGGTTAAGGGAGTAACCAAGGGCGCTTTAAATATACGCGCCATAGAAAAGGGTATCAAGTTAATCAGAAATTATAAACCTTTATGTAGGAAAGCTGCT
This genomic interval carries:
- the LOC111611674 gene encoding uncharacterized protein LOC111611674 isoform X5, giving the protein MSRERLKRALSRYVTDTLTYMATAKYFYDRFSQWKDWREKEYTQMMSIKEKILKIDPSFTMSEGKHRKGSNYLKSHFQFHKKSRHKKRENELADVLEDTLRGLEELNTFLEAIEKLAVTSLQVFSKNQIVYRGNRINLDHVENMISTAQEICHLLLTFKRDAKSFFLPDLHNVEILASCLRTYIDTANEICVVLGASFVFHSFDFEMCLNITDEVNTDYLYEDDIQQMINHIEQLDKISWNSRTSTLCLLGTEKVFASRLSSSSRGQVSRADLIRSKTLPKISSGRTGTAPSINFIRKEV
- the LOC111611674 gene encoding uncharacterized protein LOC111611674 isoform X1, which gives rise to MSRERLKRALSRYVTDTLTYMATAKYFYDRFSQWKDWREKEYTQMMSIKEKILKIDPSFTMSEGKHRKGSNYLKSHFQFHKKSRHKKRENELADVLEDTLRGLEELNTFLEAIEKLAVTSLQVFSKNQIVYRGNRINLDHVENMISTAQEICHLLLTFKRDAKSFFLPDLHNVEILASCLRTYIDTANEICVVLGASFVFHSFDFEMCLNITDEVNTDYLYEDDIQQMINHIEQLDKIRMDENFRMEFLFQEGSSEEFVNMFDSKRDTMQDFLDKLKQCADKLDRMDKGTKISNVAGSSVKAIASVLAIVGLALAPSTAGAALGLTVAGGSLGIASEANSLAANTAGLVVNRNHQKTANTVFQDFMEDFQNIQEYLNDGIKHPTVNLKQSKMDVVKGVTKGALNIRAIEKGIKLIRNYKPLCRKAAVKGRVKEHVGPFKEFGNFANYLFNFGCNISSVVKDSMSLAKGSETKLSMFLRIRLALFHTQITSWAKICESLRKSQSTQEENRNMLKKPFYPVTQTKHQTRQSLQDREESFYSSPPVTTRYVGYAQNTAPFQYTGIQRPIREPIMHSPFDNYYQTRQSLQNREESFYSSPPVTTRYVGYAQNTAPFQYTGIQRPIREPIMHSPFDNYYQTRQSLQDREESFYSSPPVTTRYVGYAQNTAPFQYTGIQRPIREPIMHSPFDNYYQTHQSLQNREESFYSSPPVTTRYVGYAQNTAPFQYTGIQRPIREPIMHSPFDNYYQTR
- the LOC111611674 gene encoding uncharacterized protein LOC111611674 isoform X2, whose product is MSRERLKRALSRYVTDTLTYMATAKYFYDRFSQWKDWREKEYTQMMSIKEKILKIDPSFTMSEGKHRKGSNYLKSHFQFHKKSRHKKRENELADVLEDTLRGLEELNTFLEAIEKLAVTSLQVFSKNQIVYRGNRINLDHVENMISTAQEICHLLLTFKRDAKSFFLPDLHNVEILASCLRTYIDTANEICVVLGASFDFEMCLNITDEVNTDYLYEDDIQQMINHIEQLDKIRMDENFRMEFLFQEGSSEEFVNMFDSKRDTMQDFLDKLKQCADKLDRMDKGTKISNVAGSSVKAIASVLAIVGLALAPSTAGAALGLTVAGGSLGIASEANSLAANTAGLVVNRNHQKTANTVFQDFMEDFQNIQEYLNDGIKHPTVNLKQSKMDVVKGVTKGALNIRAIEKGIKLIRNYKPLCRKAAVKGRVKEHVGPFKEFGNFANYLFNFGCNISSVVKDSMSLAKGSETKLSMFLRIRLALFHTQITSWAKICESLRKSQSTQEENRNMLKKPFYPVTQTKHQTRQSLQDREESFYSSPPVTTRYVGYAQNTAPFQYTGIQRPIREPIMHSPFDNYYQTRQSLQNREESFYSSPPVTTRYVGYAQNTAPFQYTGIQRPIREPIMHSPFDNYYQTRQSLQDREESFYSSPPVTTRYVGYAQNTAPFQYTGIQRPIREPIMHSPFDNYYQTHQSLQNREESFYSSPPVTTRYVGYAQNTAPFQYTGIQRPIREPIMHSPFDNYYQTR
- the LOC111611674 gene encoding uncharacterized protein LOC111611674 isoform X6, which codes for MSRERLKRALSRYVTDTLTYMATAKYFYDRFSQWKDWREKEYTQMMSIKEKILKIDPSFTMSEGKHRKGSNYLKSHFQFHKKSRHKKRENELADVLEDTLRGLEELNTFLEAIEKLAVTSLQVFSKNQIVYRGNRINLDHVENMISTAQEICHLLLTFKRDAKSFFLPDLHNVEILASCLRTYIDTANEICVVLGASFVFHSFDFEMCLNITDEVNTDYLYEDDIQQMINHIEQLDKIRIKKKKFLPQNG
- the LOC111611674 gene encoding uncharacterized protein LOC111611674 isoform X3 encodes the protein MSRERLKRALSRYVTDTLTYMATAKYFYDRFSQWKDWREKEYTQMMSIKEKILKIDPSFTMSEGKHRKGSNYLKSHFQFHKKSRHKKRENELADVLEDTLRGLEELNTFLEAIEKLAVTSLQVFSKNQIVYRGNRINLDHVENMISTAQEICHLLLTFKRDAKSFFLPDLHNVEILASCLRTYIDTANEICVVLGASFVFHSFDFEMCLNITDEVNTDYLYEDDIQQMINHIEQLDKIRMDENFRMEFLFQEGSSEEFVNMFDSKRDTMQDFLDKLKQCADKLDRMDKGTKISNVAGSSVKAIASVLAIVGLALAPSTAGAALGLTVAGGSLGIASEANSLAANTAGLVVNRNHQKTANTVFQDFMEDFQNIQEYLNDGIKHPTVNLKQSKMDVVKGVTKGALNIRAIEKGIKLIRNYKPLCRKAAVKGRVKEHVGPFKEFGNFANYLFNFGCNISSVVKDSMSLAKGSETKLSMFLRIRLALFHTQITSWAKICESLRKSQSTQEENRNMLKKPFYPVTQTKHQTRQSLQDREESFYSSPPVTTRYVGYAQNTAPFQYTGIQRPIREPIMHSPFDNYYQTHQSLQNREESFYSSPPVTTRYVGYAQNTAPFQYTGIQRPIREPIMHSPFDNYYQTR